A window from Aliamphritea hakodatensis encodes these proteins:
- a CDS encoding cold-shock protein, translating to MSDQLLSGVVKWFNDEKGFGFIERQGAPDVFVHFRAINGTGRRSLVEGQQVTFEVVEGQKGLQAENVTITA from the coding sequence ATGTCTGATCAACTATTATCTGGTGTAGTAAAATGGTTCAACGACGAAAAAGGTTTTGGCTTCATTGAACGCCAGGGAGCGCCTGACGTATTTGTACATTTTCGGGCAATCAACGGTACAGGGCGTCGCTCCCTGGTTGAAGGCCAGCAGGTAACCTTCGAAGTAGTTGAAGGTCAGAAAGGGCTGCAGGCTGAAAACGTAACTATTACGGCCTAA
- a CDS encoding peptidylprolyl isomerase has product MARATARHILVNTEEQCNDLKAQIEAGADFADVAKQHSGCPSKASGGDLGSFGPGQMVPEFDKVVFSAPVGEVQGPVKTQFGYHLVEVTSRED; this is encoded by the coding sequence ATGGCAAGAGCAACTGCCCGTCATATTTTGGTTAACACTGAAGAACAGTGTAATGATCTGAAAGCACAGATCGAAGCAGGCGCAGATTTTGCTGATGTAGCTAAGCAGCATTCAGGCTGTCCTTCTAAAGCATCCGGCGGCGATCTGGGATCATTTGGCCCGGGTCAGATGGTACCGGAGTTTGATAAGGTTGTATTTTCTGCCCCGGTAGGTGAAGTACAGGGCCCGGTAAAGACTCAGTTCGGTTATCACCTGGTTGAAGTAACCAGCCGCGAAGACTGA
- a CDS encoding response regulator gives MDKLSPADLNILVVEPSQMQRKLLLNALHEEGVFNLDVCSNCKDAFEQVTRIKPDLVISSLYFEDGTGLDLLRSIRQDPDLEDLPFMLVSSETRRAQLEEFKQSGVIAILPKPYTLQHLHRAVNATVDLLSPQALELDMYEVDDLRVLVVDDSRLSRNVITRVLNNMGIEHIQEADDGSAAIEILNTQTFDLLVTDYHMPEMNGAELTEYIRQSGDHCHMPVLMVTSEDNEAQLQNVAQSGVNALSNKPFEPDGVRKLLAQILEA, from the coding sequence ATGGATAAATTATCACCTGCGGATCTGAACATTTTAGTGGTTGAACCCTCTCAGATGCAGCGCAAGCTGTTGCTGAACGCTCTGCATGAAGAAGGGGTTTTCAATCTGGATGTTTGCAGTAACTGTAAAGATGCATTCGAACAGGTAACCCGGATTAAACCGGATCTGGTAATTTCTTCATTATATTTTGAAGACGGTACCGGGCTGGATTTATTACGTTCAATTCGTCAGGATCCTGATCTTGAAGATCTGCCGTTTATGCTGGTTTCCAGTGAGACCCGCCGGGCGCAGCTGGAAGAGTTCAAACAGTCCGGTGTGATTGCGATTCTGCCAAAACCTTATACGCTCCAGCATTTGCACCGGGCAGTGAATGCCACTGTTGATTTGTTATCACCTCAGGCGCTTGAGCTGGATATGTATGAAGTGGATGACCTGCGAGTGCTGGTGGTGGATGACAGCCGACTTTCGCGGAATGTCATTACCCGTGTACTGAATAACATGGGAATTGAGCATATTCAGGAAGCGGACGACGGCTCCGCAGCGATTGAGATCCTTAATACTCAGACCTTTGATTTGCTGGTGACTGATTATCACATGCCAGAAATGAACGGCGCTGAGCTGACGGAGTATATCCGTCAGTCCGGTGATCATTGCCATATGCCGGTGTTAATGGTGACGTCAGAGGATAACGAAGCGCAATTGCAGAATGTGGCTCAGTCAGGTGTAAATGCGTTAAGTAATAAGCCCTTTGAGCCTGATGGTGTGCGCAAGTTACTGGCACAGATTCTTGAAGCGTAA
- a CDS encoding AzlD domain-containing protein — translation MNEVGLIAGMFAVTFSVRFFLFGVAGKIRFPAWMDLALGFVPPAVLTAIIVPAVIMPQGDMWFSLTNPWLVSAVFAVLVAMWRKDLLQTIVFGMLMFLLLRFGFGW, via the coding sequence ATGAATGAAGTGGGTTTGATTGCCGGGATGTTTGCGGTGACTTTCAGCGTGCGGTTTTTTCTGTTCGGGGTTGCAGGCAAGATCCGCTTTCCTGCGTGGATGGATCTGGCCTTAGGTTTTGTGCCGCCGGCGGTGCTGACGGCAATCATTGTGCCGGCGGTTATCATGCCGCAGGGCGATATGTGGTTCAGTCTGACGAATCCGTGGTTGGTATCTGCTGTGTTTGCGGTGCTGGTGGCGATGTGGCGTAAAGATCTGTTGCAGACCATTGTCTTCGGGATGCTGATGTTTTTATTGCTGCGTTTCGGTTTTGGCTGGTAG
- a CDS encoding peroxiredoxin — protein sequence MIQTGDKIPPVSVGVVQQGETQTLPLSELCEGKKIVLFALPGAFTPTCSARHLPGYVDYANEFFAKGVDLIACLSVNDSFVMKAWADDQNAGEITMLADGGAELTQALGLEMDSGSFGGIRSRRYAMIIDDGTVTELALEAPKTFEVSSAEAMLAKLG from the coding sequence ATGATTCAGACAGGCGATAAAATCCCTCCGGTGAGTGTGGGGGTTGTACAGCAGGGTGAAACGCAAACCTTACCGCTGAGTGAGCTCTGTGAAGGCAAGAAAATCGTGTTGTTTGCTTTGCCAGGCGCCTTTACACCTACCTGTTCTGCCCGTCATTTACCGGGCTATGTGGATTATGCGAATGAGTTTTTTGCCAAAGGGGTGGACCTGATTGCCTGTCTCTCGGTGAACGACAGCTTTGTGATGAAGGCCTGGGCAGATGATCAGAATGCCGGTGAGATAACCATGCTGGCGGATGGCGGTGCTGAATTAACACAGGCTTTAGGCCTTGAAATGGATTCCGGTTCTTTCGGCGGTATTCGCTCCCGCCGTTATGCCATGATTATTGACGATGGCACGGTAACTGAGTTAGCGCTGGAGGCACCTAAAACCTTTGAGGTCAGCAGTGCTGAGGCGATGTTGGCTAAGCTGGGTTGA
- a CDS encoding cytochrome b — MSLPFKNTRSTYGLASISLHWIMALTIIGLYLLGLYIDTLDYYDPNYRTFPHWHKSIGIILLGFYVCRLAWNLINPHPEPLPQPPMAQLATKVVHKLMYLLIVLVLISGYLISTADGRAIAVFNWFEIPAIPAIIERQEDTAGFLHYWLATGLISLAGLHALAALKHHFINKDQTLNRMLGKAQSTQE, encoded by the coding sequence ATGTCACTGCCATTTAAAAATACGCGCAGCACCTATGGCCTGGCCAGTATCTCATTACACTGGATCATGGCGCTGACAATCATCGGCTTATATTTGCTGGGGCTGTATATCGACACGCTCGACTATTACGACCCCAATTACCGTACCTTTCCACACTGGCATAAAAGTATTGGCATTATTTTGCTGGGTTTTTATGTATGCCGGCTGGCCTGGAACCTGATTAACCCGCATCCCGAGCCCTTACCTCAGCCACCGATGGCACAACTGGCAACAAAAGTTGTCCATAAACTGATGTATCTGCTGATTGTACTGGTGCTAATCTCGGGCTATCTGATTTCCACCGCAGACGGACGCGCCATCGCCGTATTCAACTGGTTCGAAATACCGGCAATACCGGCCATAATTGAACGACAGGAAGATACTGCAGGCTTTTTACATTACTGGCTTGCCACCGGCCTGATATCCCTTGCAGGATTACACGCCCTGGCAGCCCTGAAACACCATTTTATTAACAAAGACCAAACCCTGAATCGAATGTTAGGGAAAGCACAATCCACCCAGGAGTAA
- a CDS encoding AzlC family ABC transporter permease, which yields MADIASPRQEFLQGAKATLPLIVGAIPFGIIFGTLAEPSGLSPLAALAMSVIVFAGSSQFIALGLLAAGAALPVIIATTFVVNLRHLLYSANLVPKVRHLPLRWRIPLAFGLTDETFAAVSNRYLRQDDLQHAHWFYLGSFLAMYSNWVLCTGIGVMLGEVFPGMVDWGLDFAMSVTFIGMVVPYLTNRPMWAAVIVAGAMAVACAALPHKLGLLVAALCGIAVGVSLHWLQQSRRSSVCQGGQRYE from the coding sequence ATGGCTGATATAGCATCGCCGCGGCAGGAGTTTTTGCAGGGGGCAAAAGCCACGCTGCCCTTGATCGTTGGCGCAATTCCGTTCGGCATAATTTTTGGCACGCTGGCTGAGCCCAGTGGATTGTCGCCACTGGCTGCGCTGGCGATGTCGGTGATTGTCTTTGCCGGCTCGTCACAGTTTATCGCACTGGGATTGCTGGCAGCCGGAGCGGCATTGCCAGTGATTATTGCCACGACATTCGTGGTGAATTTACGGCATTTGCTGTATTCGGCTAATTTAGTACCGAAGGTCAGGCATTTACCTCTGCGCTGGCGGATTCCGCTGGCATTCGGTTTAACCGATGAAACCTTTGCGGCGGTCAGCAACCGTTACTTACGTCAGGATGATCTGCAGCATGCTCACTGGTTCTATCTGGGATCATTTCTTGCCATGTATTCCAACTGGGTTTTGTGTACCGGAATAGGGGTTATGCTGGGAGAGGTGTTTCCGGGGATGGTCGACTGGGGGTTGGATTTTGCGATGTCGGTGACCTTTATTGGCATGGTGGTGCCGTATTTAACCAACCGGCCAATGTGGGCGGCGGTAATTGTGGCAGGAGCCATGGCGGTTGCCTGCGCAGCCTTGCCCCATAAGCTTGGCTTACTGGTTGCCGCACTTTGTGGCATCGCGGTAGGTGTGTCGCTGCACTGGTTGCAGCAGTCCAGACGGTCTTCGGTGTGTCAGGGAGGTCAGCGTTATGAATGA
- a CDS encoding mechanosensitive ion channel family protein produces the protein MDLSFFDMYVMPWIINIALAAAIFIVGRMIVKALRGLLEKVLRKSRMDDILINFVTSIANILMLLVVVVASLDQLGVDTTSMIALVGAAGLAIGLALQGSLQNFAAGVMLIVFRPFKEGDFVEVAGVSGIVEQITIFNTVMRTADNKEVIVPNGNIYSGVITNYSARDTRRVDMVFGIGYDDDLKKAKAVLEDIINSDSRVLKDPAPVIAVSELADSSVNFVVRPWVNSADYWNVLFETTEAVKLRFDAEGISIPYPQMDVHQYKHESK, from the coding sequence ATGGATCTTTCATTTTTTGATATGTATGTAATGCCGTGGATTATTAATATCGCACTGGCAGCCGCGATCTTTATCGTTGGTCGTATGATTGTAAAAGCACTGCGTGGTCTGTTGGAAAAAGTGCTGCGTAAGAGCCGTATGGACGACATTCTGATTAATTTTGTGACGTCGATTGCTAACATTCTGATGTTGCTGGTAGTTGTCGTTGCTTCGCTTGATCAGTTAGGCGTTGATACCACTTCGATGATCGCCTTGGTGGGTGCTGCTGGTCTGGCAATCGGTCTGGCGCTGCAGGGCTCCCTGCAGAACTTTGCTGCCGGTGTGATGCTGATTGTTTTCCGCCCGTTTAAAGAAGGTGACTTCGTTGAGGTTGCCGGTGTGTCCGGTATCGTTGAGCAGATCACGATCTTCAACACTGTAATGCGTACCGCGGATAACAAAGAGGTGATCGTCCCGAACGGTAATATCTACAGCGGTGTTATCACTAATTATTCCGCCCGTGATACCCGTCGAGTTGATATGGTATTTGGCATTGGTTATGACGATGATCTCAAGAAGGCCAAAGCGGTGCTGGAGGATATCATTAACAGTGACAGCCGGGTGCTGAAAGATCCTGCGCCGGTGATTGCCGTTTCTGAACTGGCAGACAGCAGTGTTAATTTTGTGGTGCGTCCGTGGGTGAACTCAGCGGATTACTGGAATGTGCTGTTTGAAACCACTGAGGCTGTGAAGTTGCGTTTTGACGCTGAGGGTATTTCTATTCCTTATCCGCAGATGGATGTACATCAGTACAAGCACGAGAGCAAGTAA
- a CDS encoding YceI family protein: MKLKTTLAGALLATSVLAAPSIQAADYTIDTKGAHASINFRVSHLGYSWLEGRFNEFSGQFSYDEANPNASAVEVEINTASVDSNHAERDKHLRSGDFLDVDTYPKASFKSTGFSADNGVLSGDLTLHGVTKPVEIQVTKIGQGDDPWGGYRAGFSGTTEFQMKDFGITKNLGPASETVYMELHVEGIRQ; the protein is encoded by the coding sequence ATGAAACTGAAAACGACTCTGGCCGGCGCACTGTTGGCTACCTCTGTCCTAGCTGCCCCGAGCATCCAGGCAGCAGACTATACAATCGATACTAAAGGCGCACACGCTTCCATTAACTTCCGCGTAAGCCACCTGGGTTACAGCTGGTTAGAAGGCCGTTTCAATGAGTTCAGCGGTCAGTTCAGCTACGACGAAGCCAACCCAAATGCATCTGCTGTAGAAGTTGAAATTAACACTGCCAGTGTTGACTCCAACCATGCAGAACGTGACAAGCACCTGCGCAGCGGCGACTTCCTGGATGTAGATACATATCCGAAAGCCAGCTTCAAGAGCACCGGTTTTTCAGCAGACAACGGCGTACTGAGCGGTGATCTGACACTGCACGGCGTGACCAAGCCGGTTGAAATTCAGGTTACCAAGATCGGCCAGGGTGACGACCCATGGGGCGGCTACCGTGCTGGCTTCAGCGGCACCACTGAATTTCAGATGAAAGATTTCGGTATCACCAAGAATCTGGGCCCTGCATCAGAAACCGTTTACATGGAACTGCATGTAGAAGGTATTCGCCAGTAA
- a CDS encoding flavodoxin family protein — protein MSQQVKVAIAYHSGYGHTEVLAQAVAAGAENAGAKAITLSVADPEALNWEQLAEADAIIFGSPTYMGSVSAPFKAFMDASSKIWAQQGWKDKLAAGFTNSSSQSGDKLNTLVQLSVYAASHSMNWISLGLMPGNNSSQGSDADLNRLGSFLGAMAQSNSDQSAELTPPQSDRDTAQALGARVAAAAQRWQLKTSPCNH, from the coding sequence ATGTCACAACAGGTAAAAGTCGCTATTGCTTACCACAGCGGGTATGGCCACACGGAGGTTCTCGCTCAGGCCGTGGCTGCCGGTGCAGAAAATGCCGGTGCCAAAGCAATTACGCTATCAGTGGCAGATCCTGAGGCACTTAACTGGGAACAACTGGCTGAGGCCGACGCGATTATCTTTGGCAGCCCGACATATATGGGCAGCGTCAGCGCGCCGTTTAAGGCATTTATGGATGCCAGCTCTAAAATCTGGGCTCAGCAGGGCTGGAAAGATAAACTGGCAGCAGGTTTTACCAATTCTTCCAGCCAGAGCGGCGATAAACTCAACACCCTGGTCCAGCTATCCGTCTATGCTGCGTCTCACAGTATGAACTGGATAAGCCTTGGCCTGATGCCGGGTAATAACAGCAGTCAGGGCAGCGATGCTGACCTGAACAGGCTGGGCAGTTTTCTGGGCGCCATGGCACAAAGCAACAGTGACCAGAGTGCTGAACTGACGCCGCCACAGTCCGACAGGGACACCGCCCAGGCTTTGGGCGCCCGGGTTGCTGCCGCCGCACAGCGCTGGCAACTGAAAACCAGCCCTTGCAATCATTAA
- a CDS encoding DEAD/DEAH box helicase: MTTFTLRSYQQEAVQATLQHFRRSNDPAVIVLPTGAGKSLVIAELARLARRKILVLAHVKELVEQNAAKYHSYGLTGGIYSAGLKQKQTGHQVTFASVQSVARNLEAFQQEYSLIIIDECHRVSEEDNSQYQQIIGQLAANNPQLKVLGLTATPYRLGMGWIYRYHYHGICRSEEPRPFSHCIYELPLQYMIKHKYLTPPNLIDAPVAQYDFSQLRAGNNGEFNSREVNQLLVSHPRVTQAICEQIESLAEPRQGVMIFAATVEHAHEVVSYLPEENTALITGSTAQQERDALISAFKEKRYKYLVNVAVLTTGFDAPHVDMIAILRPTQSVSLYQQIVGRGLRLAPEKIDCLVMDYAGNNFNIYYPEVGQPRPDSSSVPVQVFCPACEFANVFWGKTDDDGAIMEHYGRRCQGMLTTEPPSQCDYRFRFKECRFCNGENDIAARRCGHCGEAIIDPDDQLKDALKLKDATVIRCAGISFHPQGNRLQIIYHDEQGEELKESFDFSKPKQLQVFNQLFGRRLQQSQQPRRFKSLEEVLGCQQHFSHPDFVIARKSGHHLRVTERIFDYQGNYRKANQL; the protein is encoded by the coding sequence ATGACTACCTTTACTTTACGCAGCTACCAGCAAGAAGCCGTTCAGGCCACACTGCAGCATTTTCGCCGCAGCAATGACCCAGCAGTCATTGTGCTGCCAACCGGCGCCGGTAAAAGCCTGGTAATCGCCGAACTGGCCCGGCTGGCCCGACGTAAAATTCTGGTGCTGGCCCATGTCAAAGAACTGGTGGAACAGAACGCCGCAAAATACCACAGCTACGGCTTAACCGGAGGCATTTACTCCGCCGGCCTGAAGCAAAAACAAACCGGCCACCAGGTGACATTTGCCAGTGTCCAGTCTGTTGCCCGCAATCTGGAGGCTTTTCAGCAGGAATATTCGCTGATCATTATCGACGAATGCCACAGGGTCAGTGAAGAAGATAACAGCCAGTATCAGCAAATCATCGGACAACTTGCCGCGAACAACCCGCAGCTGAAAGTTCTGGGGCTGACGGCAACCCCCTACCGGCTGGGCATGGGGTGGATCTACCGCTACCACTACCACGGTATCTGCAGATCTGAGGAACCCCGCCCTTTCAGCCACTGCATCTACGAACTGCCACTGCAGTACATGATTAAACACAAGTACCTGACGCCCCCGAATCTGATTGATGCACCGGTAGCCCAGTATGATTTTTCACAGCTACGGGCCGGCAATAACGGCGAATTTAACAGCCGTGAGGTCAACCAGCTGTTAGTCAGCCATCCGCGGGTAACCCAGGCGATCTGCGAACAGATCGAAAGTCTGGCGGAACCCCGTCAGGGGGTCATGATCTTTGCGGCCACCGTTGAACACGCTCATGAAGTCGTCAGCTATCTGCCAGAAGAAAATACCGCGCTGATTACTGGCTCTACGGCACAGCAGGAAAGGGATGCACTGATCAGTGCGTTTAAGGAAAAGCGTTACAAATATCTGGTCAACGTTGCGGTACTGACCACCGGCTTCGATGCTCCCCATGTGGATATGATCGCTATCCTGCGGCCAACCCAGTCGGTTTCACTGTATCAACAGATCGTCGGCAGAGGCCTGCGTCTGGCACCGGAAAAAATCGACTGCCTGGTGATGGATTATGCCGGCAACAACTTCAACATTTACTATCCGGAAGTCGGCCAGCCCCGTCCTGACAGCAGCAGTGTGCCGGTTCAGGTATTTTGCCCTGCCTGCGAGTTTGCCAATGTTTTCTGGGGAAAAACCGATGACGACGGCGCGATCATGGAACACTATGGCCGTCGCTGTCAGGGCATGCTGACAACAGAACCGCCCAGCCAGTGTGATTACCGGTTCCGCTTTAAAGAATGCAGATTCTGTAACGGCGAAAATGATATAGCTGCAAGGCGCTGCGGCCACTGCGGTGAAGCAATTATCGACCCGGACGACCAGCTCAAAGACGCACTGAAACTGAAAGACGCTACCGTCATCCGCTGTGCCGGCATCAGCTTTCACCCGCAGGGCAATCGTCTGCAAATCATCTACCACGATGAACAGGGAGAGGAACTTAAAGAATCTTTCGACTTCAGCAAACCGAAACAACTGCAGGTGTTTAATCAGCTGTTTGGCAGACGTTTACAGCAGAGCCAGCAACCGCGACGGTTTAAATCGTTGGAAGAAGTACTTGGCTGTCAGCAGCACTTCAGCCACCCGGACTTTGTGATTGCCCGAAAATCCGGCCACCATTTGCGTGTCACCGAACGGATATTTGATTATCAGGGGAATTACCGAAAAGCGAACCAGCTATAA
- a CDS encoding SMI1/KNR4 family protein, protein MQDVIDALRHANQVVAMPLDLPEFDDIVDVEEDICVPLHPDFKQFLLTVSDVICGSLEPVTAADPVSHTHLPDVAAYAWSVGLSREMTPLCAYADGFYVVNLEGAVIQWSFDGHEHEEWTSIWEWAREVWLVS, encoded by the coding sequence ATGCAAGATGTAATTGACGCATTGCGTCATGCAAATCAGGTTGTGGCGATGCCGCTGGATTTGCCGGAGTTTGATGACATTGTGGATGTGGAAGAAGATATCTGCGTGCCGTTACATCCTGATTTTAAGCAGTTTCTGTTAACGGTTAGCGATGTTATCTGCGGTTCACTTGAGCCGGTAACCGCTGCAGATCCGGTGTCTCACACGCATTTACCTGACGTGGCGGCGTATGCCTGGTCCGTTGGGCTTTCCCGGGAGATGACACCGCTGTGTGCCTATGCAGACGGCTTTTATGTGGTGAATCTGGAAGGCGCTGTGATTCAGTGGAGCTTTGACGGTCACGAACATGAAGAGTGGACCAGTATCTGGGAGTGGGCCAGAGAGGTCTGGCTGGTCAGTTAA
- a CDS encoding bifunctional helix-turn-helix transcriptional regulator/GNAT family N-acetyltransferase: MQPDLMRSFGNLSLGSRLRRLSDRLVQDVVSLYQAQGIDLNPTFFPLFNLLVQEGRMSVTQAAELLGVSHPAISKIARKMITEGWLTKTPDPEDERRQLLALTPQSEALLDEIKPVWREIKQYLDRLMLTQQHPLLDALNEFEQSLDQQGFYQPVLNSIRERQNIEEVEVVGWDETRRDDFNRLNMAWLNKYFNGEMIDLDHQALNTPESYYLAKGGYIWFACRQDELRTPVGCIALARVSDDRFEISKMAVDEAIHGQGVGRELMLTALTKARQLGAREVFLETASILERAVRLYQNMGFSEIPHPEGKSAYPRSDMYLTLSLRD; the protein is encoded by the coding sequence ATGCAGCCAGATTTAATGCGCAGTTTCGGCAATCTTTCACTGGGCAGTCGCTTGCGACGGCTGTCTGATCGTCTGGTTCAGGATGTGGTGAGTCTGTATCAGGCTCAGGGCATTGATCTTAATCCGACTTTCTTCCCGCTGTTTAACCTGCTGGTTCAGGAAGGCCGGATGAGTGTTACTCAGGCGGCAGAACTACTGGGGGTGAGTCATCCCGCAATCAGTAAAATTGCCCGGAAAATGATTACCGAAGGCTGGCTGACTAAAACACCGGACCCGGAAGATGAGCGGCGTCAGTTGCTTGCTCTGACCCCCCAGAGTGAAGCGCTGCTGGATGAAATTAAACCGGTCTGGCGGGAGATTAAACAGTATCTGGACCGGCTGATGCTGACCCAGCAGCACCCGTTGCTGGATGCACTGAATGAGTTTGAACAGAGCCTTGATCAGCAGGGCTTCTATCAGCCAGTGCTGAACAGTATCCGGGAACGGCAGAATATCGAAGAAGTTGAGGTTGTCGGCTGGGATGAAACCCGCCGGGATGATTTCAACCGGCTAAATATGGCCTGGCTTAATAAGTATTTTAACGGTGAAATGATCGATCTGGATCATCAGGCACTGAATACTCCGGAAAGCTATTATCTGGCCAAGGGCGGCTATATCTGGTTTGCCTGCCGTCAGGATGAGTTGCGTACCCCTGTGGGCTGTATTGCGCTGGCCCGGGTCAGCGATGACCGGTTTGAAATTTCAAAAATGGCGGTGGATGAAGCCATTCACGGCCAGGGTGTGGGGCGTGAGTTGATGCTCACAGCGTTGACCAAGGCCCGTCAGTTGGGCGCGCGGGAAGTGTTTCTGGAGACTGCTAGTATTCTGGAAAGGGCGGTCAGGCTTTATCAGAATATGGGGTTTTCTGAAATTCCTCATCCTGAAGGCAAGTCTGCTTATCCCCGTTCGGATATGTATTTAACCCTGAGTCTGAGGGACTGA
- a CDS encoding LysR family transcriptional regulator — translation MREVNLRSIDLNLLVVLLALLETRHVTRAADRLHMSQPAVSRALQRLRGTFDDELLVRTTAGYDLSARAVTLLPKLQTLLDDTAQLIAEPEFIPAHARDVVRFYGLDLEACCFLPSLMKVLQEEAPQMRLEMRSDPRNHFDLLEEGDVHFTITALSPSRSESQYRRLLMAQTHTVCLMGEHHPLVNQELTLEKYLAASHGIVSVTGQGMGIIDERLETLGKSRHLGLRLSNFMSVADFCETTDLLFVLPELIAKRIVDGRRVIYRDVPAPLHSTNINFYLYWHERYHRDPMCIWVRQQLMQSLQH, via the coding sequence ATGCGCGAAGTGAATTTAAGAAGCATCGACCTTAATCTGTTAGTGGTTTTGCTGGCCTTATTAGAGACCCGTCATGTTACCCGGGCAGCGGACCGTCTTCATATGAGTCAGCCGGCTGTCAGCCGGGCATTACAGCGGTTGCGGGGAACCTTTGACGATGAACTGCTGGTACGTACGACAGCGGGATATGACTTAAGTGCCCGGGCGGTGACGCTGTTACCTAAATTGCAGACCTTACTGGATGATACTGCTCAGTTAATTGCTGAGCCGGAGTTTATTCCTGCGCATGCACGGGACGTGGTGCGCTTTTACGGCCTGGATCTGGAAGCGTGTTGTTTTCTGCCATCGCTGATGAAGGTGTTACAGGAAGAAGCCCCGCAAATGAGGCTGGAAATGCGTTCGGATCCCCGGAATCATTTTGACCTGTTGGAAGAGGGGGATGTCCATTTTACGATCACTGCACTGTCACCGAGCCGTTCAGAAAGCCAGTACCGCCGATTGCTGATGGCCCAGACCCATACGGTTTGTCTTATGGGGGAGCATCATCCGCTGGTGAATCAGGAACTGACGCTGGAAAAGTATCTGGCGGCCAGTCACGGAATCGTGTCGGTTACCGGGCAGGGAATGGGGATCATTGATGAACGGCTTGAAACTTTGGGGAAGAGCCGGCATCTGGGGCTGAGGTTATCGAACTTCATGTCGGTGGCGGATTTCTGTGAAACCACCGACCTGCTTTTTGTTTTGCCTGAACTGATTGCGAAACGGATTGTGGATGGCCGTCGCGTGATTTACCGGGACGTGCCGGCGCCGTTGCATTCCACTAACATTAACTTTTATCTGTACTGGCATGAACGTTACCACCGGGATCCTATGTGTATCTGGGTCAGGCAACAGCTGATGCAGAGTTTACAGCACTGA
- a CDS encoding response regulator, producing the protein MERLSAEDLSILVVEPSKMQRKVLLEALTKEGVDKTAVCGNKAEAIQQIREFKPDLVISSLYFEDGTGLELLRLIRAEEALEDLPFMLVSSESRREQLEEFRQSGVIAILPKPFNVQNLNQAINATLDMLSEQNLDLELYDIELLRVLVVDDSRMARNVIVRVLTNLGIKNIVQAADGSEAIAYLQDQGVDLVVTDYNMPEVNGVELTEFVRKSPTHGHVPVLMVTSESNDAHLQNVAQSGVNAMTDKPFEPHVVKQLLASILEG; encoded by the coding sequence ATGGAAAGGTTGTCGGCAGAAGATTTAAGTATTCTGGTAGTTGAGCCATCAAAGATGCAGCGCAAGGTATTGCTCGAAGCGCTGACCAAAGAAGGCGTTGATAAGACGGCAGTATGTGGTAATAAGGCAGAAGCAATTCAGCAGATACGGGAGTTTAAGCCTGATCTGGTTATCTCTTCACTTTATTTTGAGGACGGTACCGGGCTGGAGCTTTTGCGGCTGATCAGGGCGGAAGAGGCGCTGGAGGATTTGCCTTTTATGCTGGTGTCCAGTGAAAGCCGCCGTGAGCAGTTGGAAGAGTTTAGACAGTCGGGGGTGATTGCAATCCTTCCGAAGCCTTTTAATGTGCAGAATCTGAATCAGGCGATCAATGCGACGCTGGATATGCTCTCTGAGCAGAATCTTGATCTTGAACTGTATGACATCGAACTGTTGCGGGTATTGGTGGTTGATGACAGCAGGATGGCGCGCAATGTGATCGTCAGGGTATTAACCAATCTTGGCATTAAGAATATTGTACAGGCTGCTGACGGTTCTGAAGCCATTGCTTACTTGCAGGATCAGGGCGTTGATCTGGTGGTGACTGATTATAATATGCCGGAGGTGAACGGTGTGGAGCTGACAGAGTTTGTGCGTAAATCTCCCACTCACGGGCATGTGCCTGTTCTGATGGTGACATCTGAATCGAATGACGCGCATTTGCAGAATGTGGCGCAGTCGGGGGTGAATGCCATGACAGATAAGCCTTTCGAGCCTCATGTGGTAAAACAGTTGCTTGCCTCAATCCTGGAAGGCTGA